The Trichocoleus sp. FACHB-46 genome has a segment encoding these proteins:
- the ilvC gene encoding ketol-acid reductoisomerase — protein MARMYYDADANLDLLAGKTIAIIGYGSQGHAHALNLKDSGMNVIVGLYPGSKSAAKAQESGLTVKSVADAAAAADFIMILLPDEVQKTVYKEEIEPNLKAGKVLAFAHGFNIHYGQIVPPSDVDVVMAAPKGPGHLVRRTYEQGQGVPALFAVYQDASGQARDLAMAYAKGIGGTRGGILETTFREETETDLFGEQVVLCGGLSALIKAGFETLVNAGYQPELAYFECLHEVKLIVDLIVEGGLAKMRDSISNTAEYGDLTRGPRIVTDSTRAEMKKVLSEIQSGQFAREFVLENQSGKAGFTAMRRQEAEHPIEDVGKDLRAMFSWLKEA, from the coding sequence ATGGCTCGAATGTATTACGACGCTGATGCCAATTTAGACTTATTAGCTGGAAAAACCATTGCAATCATTGGCTATGGCTCTCAAGGTCATGCCCACGCTCTCAATCTCAAAGATAGTGGCATGAACGTCATCGTCGGGCTGTATCCAGGGAGCAAATCTGCTGCAAAGGCCCAAGAATCAGGCTTGACGGTTAAAAGCGTAGCTGATGCTGCGGCTGCGGCTGACTTCATCATGATCTTGTTACCTGATGAAGTGCAAAAGACCGTATACAAAGAAGAGATTGAACCCAACCTGAAGGCAGGCAAAGTTCTTGCTTTTGCGCACGGCTTCAACATTCACTACGGTCAGATCGTGCCTCCTAGCGATGTAGACGTGGTGATGGCTGCGCCCAAAGGTCCTGGTCACTTGGTACGTCGGACTTATGAGCAAGGCCAAGGGGTGCCTGCTCTGTTTGCGGTGTATCAAGATGCGTCTGGTCAAGCTCGCGATCTGGCGATGGCTTATGCCAAAGGCATTGGTGGCACCCGTGGTGGCATTCTAGAAACTACTTTCCGCGAAGAAACTGAAACTGACTTGTTTGGTGAGCAGGTGGTTCTGTGCGGTGGCTTGAGTGCGCTAATTAAGGCTGGCTTTGAGACCTTGGTGAATGCTGGCTATCAACCAGAATTGGCTTACTTTGAGTGCTTGCACGAAGTGAAGCTGATTGTGGATCTGATTGTGGAAGGTGGCTTGGCGAAGATGCGCGATAGCATCTCCAACACAGCCGAGTATGGTGACTTGACTCGTGGTCCTCGCATTGTCACCGATAGCACTCGTGCTGAGATGAAGAAGGTGCTGAGTGAAATTCAGTCGGGTCAGTTTGCCCGTGAGTTTGTGCTAGAAAACCAGTCGGGTAAGGCTGGGTTTACAGCGATGCGTCGTCAGGAAGCAGAACATCCCATCGAGGACGTGGGTAAGGATCTGCGGGCGATGTTTAGCTGGTTGAAGGAAGCCTAA
- a CDS encoding DoxX family protein encodes MSSAPQSRYRRKEILRGIFAVCLIIVGISHFVRPEQYARIVPPPFPPFASVYISGVFEILGGIGLMIPFVSVAAAWGLISLFIAVFPANIYMTLHNIKIDGIPQNQALYWARLPLQAVLIAWAYWYTRNPETQAGSNLIPNSFPEAKTH; translated from the coding sequence ATGTCCTCTGCCCCTCAATCCCGTTATCGCCGCAAAGAAATCCTTCGGGGTATCTTTGCGGTTTGTCTGATTATTGTTGGCATCAGCCACTTCGTCAGACCAGAACAATACGCCCGCATCGTACCGCCACCGTTTCCCCCCTTCGCCTCCGTCTACATCAGTGGCGTTTTTGAGATTCTAGGGGGCATTGGCTTAATGATTCCCTTCGTTAGTGTGGCAGCAGCTTGGGGCTTAATTTCCCTGTTTATTGCGGTGTTCCCTGCCAATATCTACATGACATTGCACAACATCAAGATTGACGGGATCCCCCAAAACCAAGCTCTGTACTGGGCTAGGCTTCCTCTCCAAGCTGTGCTAATTGCCTGGGCCTACTGGTACACCCGTAACCCAGAAACCCAAGCAGGAAGTAACTTAATCCCTAATTCCTTCCCCGAAGCGAAGACGCACTAA
- a CDS encoding GGDEF domain-containing protein has product MDLSSLTRYGHQAGDHKLKQLAYLIRQVTPEDASVFRSGGDEFVVFLGRRQMAEVASVGMKVCGMVRQHFSFVPPVERSYCFPDGSYLKIQAAFTVSCGIAFYPAHGKNFVALHEAASTAMWQGGKRLHGGVLVVAELKDDCC; this is encoded by the coding sequence ATGGATTTATCCTCTTTAACTCGCTATGGTCATCAAGCAGGGGATCACAAACTTAAACAGCTTGCCTATCTGATCCGCCAGGTCACGCCAGAAGATGCAAGCGTTTTTCGTTCTGGTGGAGATGAGTTTGTAGTTTTTCTAGGTAGAAGACAGATGGCAGAAGTTGCCTCAGTCGGAATGAAAGTTTGTGGCATGGTCAGACAGCACTTTTCATTCGTACCCCCAGTGGAACGCTCCTACTGTTTTCCCGACGGGAGCTATCTCAAGATTCAGGCTGCTTTCACAGTTTCATGCGGAATTGCTTTTTATCCAGCACATGGCAAAAATTTTGTTGCTCTACACGAAGCAGCATCAACAGCGATGTGGCAAGGCGGCAAGCGGTTGCATGGAGGAGTCCTGGTTGTAGCAGAGCTTAAAGATGACTGCTGCTAA
- a CDS encoding peptidoglycan-binding domain-containing protein yields the protein MAYSLTQIKEVLDGLGYNLGPNGINGNYDATLDIYTQAALREFQAQYSLPITGRLDAATEIKAGQIVKNLQYSLNLTVNAKLPVSEFYGPLTLRAMKTFQQTYSLPATGIANLTVRKKLDEEAKKRLPRGADFNALQEEALQQVV from the coding sequence ATGGCTTACTCTCTAACTCAAATCAAAGAAGTTTTGGATGGATTGGGATATAACCTAGGCCCCAACGGCATTAACGGCAACTACGACGCCACCTTAGATATCTACACTCAGGCAGCATTACGCGAATTTCAAGCCCAATACAGCTTGCCAATTACAGGCAGATTAGATGCCGCAACAGAAATTAAAGCTGGACAAATCGTGAAAAATCTTCAGTACAGCTTGAATCTAACCGTCAATGCTAAGCTGCCTGTAAGCGAATTTTACGGTCCTCTGACTCTGCGAGCCATGAAGACCTTCCAACAAACTTATAGCTTGCCAGCAACTGGAATTGCTAATTTAACCGTTCGGAAAAAGCTGGACGAAGAAGCTAAAAAGCGTCTGCCTCGTGGTGCAGATTTCAATGCTCTCCAAGAGGAAGCCCTACAACAAGTAGTCTAA
- a CDS encoding ABC transporter ATP-binding protein has protein sequence MPNSVIIRLEDIAKTYGSGETEVRALADVDLVIEKGEYCSIMGASGSGKSTMMNMIGCLDRPTSGSYYLDGVDVARLGDAELAHIRNRKIGFVFQQFHLLQQLSALENVMLPMVYANIPNDERRDRAAEALKRVGLGNRMNNRPNQLSGGQQQRVAIARAIVNRPVLLLADEPTGALDTRTTKEVMDIFTELNASDITIVIVTHEPDVARLTKRIVWFRDGQVLHSHLHPEELGQVAAA, from the coding sequence ATGCCAAACTCTGTGATTATCCGACTAGAAGATATTGCGAAAACCTACGGCTCCGGTGAAACCGAAGTCCGAGCGCTCGCAGATGTAGACTTGGTGATTGAAAAAGGAGAATATTGCTCCATCATGGGCGCTTCCGGTTCTGGGAAATCCACCATGATGAACATGATCGGCTGCTTAGATCGCCCCACATCTGGCAGCTACTACCTAGATGGTGTTGATGTTGCTCGCCTCGGAGATGCCGAACTCGCCCATATCCGCAATCGCAAGATTGGGTTTGTCTTCCAACAATTCCATTTATTGCAGCAACTTAGCGCTTTAGAGAATGTGATGCTGCCGATGGTTTACGCCAACATCCCCAACGACGAACGCCGCGATCGCGCCGCAGAAGCCTTGAAACGAGTGGGCTTAGGAAACCGCATGAACAATAGACCCAACCAACTCTCTGGTGGACAACAACAACGAGTCGCCATTGCTCGCGCGATCGTCAATCGCCCCGTGCTGTTACTCGCAGACGAACCTACAGGTGCACTCGACACCCGCACCACCAAAGAAGTAATGGACATCTTCACCGAGCTCAACGCCAGTGACATCACCATCGTCATCGTCACCCACGAACCCGATGTCGCCCGCCTCACCAAACGCATCGTCTGGTTCCGCGATGGTCAAGTACTGCACTCCCACCTGCACCCTGAAGAACTCGGCCAAGTGGCAGCCGCATAA
- a CDS encoding ABC transporter permease — protein MDPLESVKMAVTTLTANKLRSGLTMLGIIIGNASVIAMVGIGQGAQKYAAEQFESLGPNVLFIVPGSREAQRSTFEVPKTLVLADAQAIATQVPSVNAVAPQINSQQLITYRNKNSNSIIIGTTPEFLTARDFEVGQGRFISELDLERNNQVVALGAEIAEKLFGSEEPVGKQIRIKDVSFQVVGVMEAKGAFLGNNQDDTLYIPLTTMSSRIVGRTSPYGIDLTFIVASAKNEKSVEAAQFQITNLLRLRHKIAGDDDFTVRSQKDALEVVDNVTGALTIMLAAIAGISLFVGGVGIMNIMLVSVRERTHEIGLRKAIGATQQDILIQFMIESVILAALGGAIGTFIGVGGIGLVGAVTPLKAGVSPIAILVAVGVSGGIGLFFGVVPARQAAKLDPIVALRSA, from the coding sequence ACTGCCAACAAACTGCGAAGTGGCCTGACCATGCTCGGCATCATTATTGGCAACGCTTCCGTGATTGCGATGGTAGGAATCGGGCAAGGAGCCCAGAAGTACGCTGCCGAGCAGTTTGAATCCTTAGGGCCGAACGTGTTGTTCATTGTGCCTGGATCGAGAGAAGCCCAGCGCTCCACCTTTGAAGTTCCCAAAACGCTGGTTCTGGCTGATGCTCAGGCGATCGCGACTCAAGTTCCATCCGTCAATGCCGTCGCTCCCCAAATCAACAGTCAGCAACTAATCACTTATCGCAATAAGAACAGCAACTCCATCATCATTGGCACCACACCAGAATTTCTTACGGCCCGTGACTTTGAAGTCGGCCAAGGCCGCTTTATCAGTGAACTGGATTTAGAACGCAATAACCAAGTCGTTGCACTTGGCGCTGAAATTGCCGAAAAGCTGTTTGGTAGTGAAGAACCTGTTGGTAAACAGATTCGGATTAAAGATGTCAGCTTTCAAGTCGTTGGGGTCATGGAGGCGAAAGGAGCCTTTCTAGGCAACAACCAAGACGACACGCTTTATATCCCACTCACTACCATGTCCAGCCGCATTGTCGGGCGCACGTCTCCCTATGGCATCGACTTAACCTTCATTGTCGCCTCGGCCAAAAACGAGAAAAGTGTGGAAGCTGCCCAGTTTCAAATCACCAATTTGCTGAGACTGCGACATAAAATCGCTGGAGATGATGACTTCACGGTGCGATCGCAAAAAGATGCCTTGGAGGTAGTGGACAACGTCACTGGAGCGCTGACCATTATGCTAGCGGCGATCGCAGGTATCTCCCTTTTCGTTGGTGGCGTGGGCATCATGAACATCATGCTGGTGTCCGTGCGAGAACGCACCCATGAAATTGGCCTCCGCAAAGCTATTGGCGCAACCCAGCAAGACATCCTGATTCAGTTCATGATTGAGTCAGTAATTTTGGCTGCTCTAGGAGGCGCAATCGGTACCTTTATCGGAGTTGGTGGCATTGGGTTAGTGGGTGCAGTTACTCCCTTAAAAGCAGGCGTTTCCCCGATCGCAATTCTGGTTGCAGTGGGCGTTTCGGGTGGCATTGGCTTGTTCTTCGGAGTTGTGCCTGCGCGTCAAGCCGCTAAACTAGACCCCATCGTCGCCTTAAGAAGCGCATAA